Proteins encoded by one window of Portunus trituberculatus isolate SZX2019 chromosome 27, ASM1759143v1, whole genome shotgun sequence:
- the LOC123509602 gene encoding mitogen-activated protein kinase HOG1B-like — MANENKDKVGEGAFGLVLRTVYEEYDAMVKVPRLGDFFASHFLHEAQVLRYLDGAGGAPRLLHLGPPEDPRIFMTSAGSTTLQHLLDEEALDEQGVVQTVLSVALRVQEVHAKGVVHNDLKADNVMVSAACDQSGLHQVNLIDFGLSTFTREVERPQFELHESYGDCSVMFEEGDPANDVVDLGSMLKEALDEVCFLGSEEALGGALATLMEAMMRESASDRPDIGEVILSLQFLVGRGKS, encoded by the coding sequence ATGGCTAACGAGAACAAAGATAAGGTGGGCGAGGGAGCCTTCGGCTTGGTGCTCCGGACTGTATACGAAGAATATGACGCCATGGTGAAGGTGCCTCGTCTTGGTGACTTCTTTGCATCACATTTCCTACACGAGGCTCAGGTTCTGAGGTACCTTGATGGGGCAGGCGGAGCGCCACGCCTGCTCCACCTGGGGCCACCAGAGGACCCCAGGATCTTCATGACGAGCGCTGGCTCCACCACCCTGCAGCACCTGCTGGACGAGGAGGCGCTGGACGAGCAGGGCGTGGTGCAGACCGTGCTGAGTGTTGCTCTGAGGGTGCAGGAGGTGCACGCCAAGGGTGTAGTGCACAACGACCTCAAAGCAGACAATGTGATGGTGAGCGCCGCCTGTGACCAGAGCGGCCTGCACCAGGTCAACCTCATTGACTTCGGCCTGAGCACGTTCACGAGGGAGGTGGAGCGGCCACAGTTTGAGCTGCACGAATCCTACGGCGATTGTTCGGTGATGTTCGAGGAAGGTGACCCAGCCAACGACGTGGTAGACCTCGGCAGCATGCTGAAGGAGGCGCTGGACGAAGTGTGCTTCCTGGGGAGCGAGGAGGCACTTGGCGGCGCCCTTGCCACTCTGATGGAAGCCATGATGCGCGAGAGTGCCTCAGACCGGCCAGACATTGGGGAAGTCATTCTCTCCCTTCAGTTCCTCGTGGGACGCGGCAAATCTTGA